One segment of candidate division KSB1 bacterium DNA contains the following:
- a CDS encoding SulP family inorganic anion transporter, with translation MQNSPAQILPRLSLKKFIREGRGKNFNAGKLRPDLFAGLTMALFALPQSMAYALLAGLEPKHGLYAFIIGTIAGTLFGSSRHLQTGPTNASAIVLASALTAYTNHPDFFGVMLLVTLLAGLFQLGAGVLRLGNLTQFISRSVLVGFIAAAGLLIAVNQLPGLLGFAGHSSISIIEGLEHVFSHRDQVRWEALALGAGTVLIALLLNKVSPKSAMGAPLLPSYLLAILAAAAVVAILKLEEKGVRVVGTIPASLPPVSLPLLDLNLLPTLAHGALALMLIGVAEAVSAAKAVAAFSGDQIDADRELIGQGLAKISVAFCSGMPVSGSLTRSMLSFRSGAVTKLANISAGIFLAVIVLIFSPLVRYIPVAALAGMLVMIAVNMVNWQHAKIAIRATRADAAAMFATFAAALIYPLDIAIYIGVGVSLILFLRKVQTPRLSELIYDESEGFQELKDPQQRPIPEISIVHVEGDVFFGAAEILQEQIARIVRRPELVVLILRMKRACCLDATGILGLMQMHQELKKQGKLLLISGATGEVERVFRRSGLDRIIGRENIFFSDVTLLKSTREALVRALAHVNKKAGAEYRLRLFYDRTDDGAAMMSNRDEALQSAVS, from the coding sequence ATGCAGAATTCTCCCGCTCAAATTTTGCCCCGACTTTCCTTAAAAAAATTTATCCGGGAAGGTCGAGGCAAAAATTTCAATGCCGGCAAACTTCGGCCGGACCTGTTTGCCGGCTTGACCATGGCCTTGTTCGCGCTGCCGCAGTCGATGGCATATGCGCTGCTGGCCGGGCTGGAGCCGAAGCACGGGCTTTATGCTTTCATAATCGGCACGATTGCCGGCACGCTCTTCGGCTCCTCCCGGCATCTGCAAACCGGACCCACCAATGCCAGCGCGATCGTTCTGGCGAGCGCGCTGACAGCCTATACGAATCATCCCGACTTCTTCGGCGTGATGTTGCTGGTCACCCTGCTCGCCGGTTTGTTTCAACTCGGTGCGGGTGTGCTGCGCCTGGGCAACTTGACGCAATTCATTTCCCGCTCCGTGCTGGTGGGTTTCATCGCGGCGGCCGGGCTTTTGATCGCCGTCAATCAGTTGCCCGGGCTGCTGGGCTTTGCCGGCCACAGCAGCATTTCCATCATTGAGGGACTCGAACACGTTTTTTCCCACCGCGACCAGGTGCGTTGGGAAGCGCTTGCGCTCGGCGCCGGCACGGTGCTGATCGCGCTGCTGCTCAACAAGGTCAGCCCCAAGTCCGCAATGGGTGCGCCGTTGCTGCCCTCTTATCTTCTCGCGATTCTTGCCGCCGCCGCAGTGGTTGCTATTTTGAAACTGGAAGAAAAGGGCGTGCGCGTGGTGGGCACGATTCCCGCCTCGCTGCCGCCTGTGAGCTTGCCGCTGCTCGATTTGAATCTTTTGCCAACTCTCGCGCACGGAGCTTTGGCGCTGATGTTGATCGGCGTGGCGGAGGCCGTTTCTGCGGCCAAGGCGGTGGCGGCCTTTTCGGGCGATCAGATCGATGCCGATCGTGAGCTGATCGGGCAGGGTTTGGCGAAAATCAGCGTGGCGTTCTGCAGCGGCATGCCGGTTTCCGGCTCGCTCACCCGCAGCATGTTGAGCTTTCGCTCCGGTGCGGTGACCAAACTCGCCAACATTTCAGCCGGAATTTTCCTGGCCGTTATCGTCCTCATTTTCAGTCCGCTCGTCCGTTACATTCCGGTGGCGGCGCTGGCCGGCATGCTGGTGATGATTGCGGTCAACATGGTGAACTGGCAGCATGCCAAAATCGCGATACGCGCCACGCGCGCCGATGCCGCCGCCATGTTCGCCACTTTTGCCGCGGCGCTGATTTATCCCCTGGACATTGCCATCTACATCGGCGTCGGTGTGTCGCTCATTTTGTTCCTGCGCAAGGTACAAACGCCGCGCTTGAGCGAATTGATCTACGACGAGAGCGAGGGCTTTCAAGAACTCAAAGACCCTCAGCAACGCCCGATTCCGGAAATTTCGATTGTCCACGTCGAAGGCGATGTGTTCTTCGGCGCGGCGGAAATCCTGCAGGAGCAAATTGCCAGGATCGTCCGGCGCCCGGAGCTGGTGGTGCTCATTCTCCGCATGAAGCGTGCCTGCTGTTTGGATGCCACCGGCATTCTCGGCCTGATGCAAATGCACCAAGAGCTGAAAAAGCAGGGCAAGCTGCTGCTCATCTCCGGCGCCACCGGCGAAGTTGAGCGCGTCTTTCGCCGCTCCGGACTCGACCGCATCATCGGGCGCGAGAATATTTTTTTCTCGGATGTCACGCTTTTGAAATCCACCCGCGAGGCCCTGGTGCGCGCGCTGGCGCACGTCAATAAAAAAGCTGGCGCGGAATATCGCCTGCGGTTGTTTTACGATCGCACCGATGACGGCGCCGCCATGATGTCGAATCGCGACGAGGCGCTCCAGTCCGCTGTTTCGTAA
- a CDS encoding cytochrome c3 family protein, protein MKLFRLFFFLVTVGMMMSCGKQTPRGEEDFVIMVNYELGMHCTGFDFEYCCVLPPYNSIQAQVVKVGKGDQQPQLMDGYDPNDPTVLVDKATGKRYRLKYSFDDNTFSEGSKMVYWNAKYDIDRDGNASEPGEVVANAYWNHLYVYKDLEGSNPDGTSEDGKKLAVGGAKLQVPLNAGPSGQGMSGYLKNSTAKGTVVFTKSPVLDNVPIVLTNPGIWEALGLPLTAFLDSERGGKDLKSVTEKEIQPYQVARVTLVDAETDKPIFDSKGREVSFTGTEPIDQPNCNNCHATENANQKHPEIWEKVNQEREYWKSSGATAWYADLKATAISILALHDKKHGTQFTAKYDPTASANRLGRDAVICQKCHADNVVGVLNSARVVHKNKVVMVQDASHADLGLPDDTPVDFLDPANPNVPPDGHVISPLTEAIHNNHQKLRPLADGQGRTGACQGCHPAHRQDRNLTGYPITSDGRNAYSGEPGALGNDNRDAAGGCFVGRDVHSNPNKDADGAGTPEHLNAIGKWLQANVARDQNGRVKGLWCTNCHNQISRELYKHDQLAAGNAFTPDSNETIREESLEAIAQKLGMSVEELTAGLDPKVVLNDKGEDTGLTLAAWKPASAGRTTGNIAVIATQGGKPVVAKDADGDVNVSLLDANPNNAAAYADRGGFAAPYDAATHGRDYWLSVGVPHCADCHAAPFVEGQGGAAFPINQPGKYSSMRYTKGHGGLACQACHQSIHGLYPVTPYVDVTTYRQAASLNPDGSHGPLVCASCHAEVNKNGVPVFVQDMEYDGKKLGEDYDLAVAFMHATARDKGGSGGTPLAANAAR, encoded by the coding sequence ATGAAGCTTTTCCGGCTGTTTTTCTTCCTTGTCACGGTTGGCATGATGATGAGTTGCGGCAAGCAAACACCCCGCGGCGAAGAGGACTTTGTCATCATGGTCAACTACGAATTGGGCATGCACTGCACCGGCTTTGACTTTGAATATTGTTGTGTGCTGCCGCCCTATAACAGCATTCAGGCACAGGTCGTGAAAGTCGGCAAAGGTGATCAGCAGCCCCAGCTCATGGATGGCTATGACCCCAACGACCCCACGGTGCTGGTGGACAAGGCGACCGGCAAGCGTTACCGCCTGAAATACTCCTTCGACGACAACACCTTCTCCGAAGGCAGTAAAATGGTTTATTGGAACGCCAAATATGACATTGACCGCGACGGCAATGCCAGCGAGCCCGGTGAGGTGGTCGCCAATGCCTATTGGAATCACCTCTACGTCTACAAAGATCTCGAAGGCAGCAATCCCGACGGCACTTCGGAGGACGGCAAAAAGCTCGCGGTGGGCGGTGCGAAACTGCAAGTGCCGCTGAATGCCGGACCTTCCGGGCAGGGCATGAGCGGCTATCTGAAAAACTCGACGGCAAAGGGAACGGTCGTGTTTACCAAATCACCGGTGTTGGACAACGTGCCGATCGTCCTGACCAATCCGGGCATTTGGGAAGCGCTCGGTCTGCCGTTGACCGCTTTTCTGGATTCCGAGCGCGGCGGCAAGGACCTCAAAAGCGTCACGGAAAAGGAAATCCAGCCGTATCAAGTGGCGCGCGTCACGCTGGTGGACGCGGAGACCGACAAGCCGATCTTTGACAGCAAAGGCCGCGAAGTCAGTTTCACCGGTACCGAGCCGATTGACCAGCCGAATTGCAACAATTGTCATGCGACGGAGAACGCCAACCAGAAGCATCCGGAGATTTGGGAAAAGGTCAACCAGGAGCGCGAATATTGGAAATCCTCCGGCGCGACCGCATGGTATGCCGACTTGAAAGCGACGGCGATCAGCATTCTCGCGCTGCACGACAAAAAACACGGCACCCAGTTCACCGCCAAATACGATCCCACCGCCTCGGCAAACCGCCTGGGCCGGGATGCCGTGATTTGCCAGAAATGCCATGCCGACAATGTGGTCGGCGTGTTGAACAGCGCCAGGGTTGTTCACAAGAACAAGGTCGTCATGGTGCAGGATGCCTCGCATGCGGATTTGGGTCTGCCGGATGATACGCCGGTCGACTTTCTCGATCCCGCCAATCCCAACGTGCCGCCGGATGGTCACGTCATCTCACCATTGACAGAGGCCATTCACAACAATCATCAAAAGCTCCGCCCGCTTGCTGATGGTCAAGGCCGCACGGGCGCCTGTCAGGGATGCCATCCGGCGCATCGGCAGGATCGCAATCTCACCGGCTATCCCATTACCAGCGACGGTCGGAATGCCTACAGCGGCGAGCCGGGAGCGCTCGGCAACGACAATCGTGATGCCGCCGGCGGCTGTTTCGTCGGGCGGGATGTGCATTCCAATCCCAACAAGGATGCCGACGGTGCCGGCACGCCGGAACACCTCAATGCCATCGGCAAGTGGCTGCAAGCCAATGTCGCCCGCGACCAAAACGGCAGGGTGAAAGGCTTGTGGTGCACCAACTGCCACAATCAGATTTCACGCGAGTTGTACAAGCATGATCAGCTTGCGGCCGGCAACGCCTTCACCCCCGATTCCAACGAGACGATCAGAGAGGAATCGCTGGAAGCAATCGCGCAGAAGCTGGGCATGAGCGTGGAGGAGCTGACCGCCGGTCTCGATCCCAAAGTCGTGCTCAATGACAAGGGCGAAGACACCGGGCTCACCCTGGCAGCGTGGAAACCGGCAAGCGCCGGACGCACCACGGGCAACATCGCCGTGATTGCCACGCAAGGCGGAAAGCCGGTGGTTGCAAAGGATGCCGACGGCGACGTGAATGTCTCACTGCTCGATGCCAATCCGAATAATGCCGCGGCATATGCCGATCGCGGCGGCTTTGCCGCGCCATATGACGCGGCCACTCATGGCCGGGATTACTGGCTGTCGGTTGGGGTGCCGCATTGCGCCGATTGTCATGCGGCGCCGTTTGTTGAAGGGCAGGGTGGCGCTGCTTTTCCGATCAACCAGCCGGGCAAATACTCTTCCATGCGTTACACCAAGGGCCATGGCGGACTGGCCTGTCAGGCTTGCCACCAGTCCATCCACGGACTTTATCCGGTCACGCCCTATGTCGATGTCACGACCTATCGCCAGGCGGCGTCACTCAATCCCGATGGCAGCCATGGGCCCCTGGTCTGTGCCTCCTGCCATGCGGAGGTGAACAAAAATGGTGTGCCGGTTTTCGTGCAGGACATGGAGTACGACGGCAAAAAACTCGGCGAAGATTATGATCTGGCGGTCGCGTTCATGCATGCGACAGCCAGAGACAAGGGAGGAAGTGGAGGCACGCCCCTGGCCGCCAATGCGGCACGTTGA
- a CDS encoding outer membrane protein transport protein: MKKTRCGSSEGFWRFALVLCCLAGFAGNTAHATNGYFSHGYGIKYKSLAGAGVALRLGPLGPATNPATLAFGKKHYDVSLSFFNPKRQYTVTGAPSFQPGTFGLAPGTVKSGSTLFVIPSLAANWSLNDNTALGISIYGNGGMNTNYDHPTFGFKPTGVDLSQLFIAPTLALKAGAKHSFGLTPILSYQRFEANGLSAFGPFSSAADKLSNQAHSNSLGFGARIGYLGEWMDFLSVGASYQTKVMMSEFDDYAGLFAEQGDFDIPANWTVGVALGFEQMGLVFDVQQMLYSGIKSVSNPMLPNLQQARLGDDKGAGFGWKDMTVFKGGVYFQTSGGWTWRAGYSFGKQPIPESEVLFNILAPGVIEQHLTAGFSKTVAGDKEISIAIMRALSNSVSGGNPLDFPGRQTIELKMDQWEFGVGFSF, translated from the coding sequence ATGAAAAAGACAAGATGCGGCAGCTCCGAAGGTTTTTGGAGGTTTGCACTCGTTCTATGCTGTCTTGCCGGTTTTGCCGGGAATACAGCCCATGCCACCAACGGCTATTTCTCGCACGGCTACGGCATCAAATACAAGAGTCTTGCCGGCGCAGGCGTTGCCTTACGGCTCGGCCCGTTGGGACCGGCAACCAACCCCGCCACGCTCGCATTTGGCAAAAAACATTATGACGTGAGTCTCTCCTTCTTCAATCCCAAACGCCAATACACCGTGACGGGCGCTCCGTCCTTTCAACCTGGCACGTTCGGCCTGGCGCCCGGCACGGTTAAAAGCGGCTCGACATTGTTCGTCATTCCTTCGCTGGCGGCAAATTGGAGCTTGAACGACAACACCGCACTCGGGATTTCGATCTACGGCAACGGCGGCATGAACACCAACTATGATCATCCGACCTTTGGTTTCAAGCCTACCGGCGTGGATTTGTCGCAGTTGTTCATCGCGCCCACCCTGGCATTGAAAGCCGGCGCCAAACACTCCTTCGGTCTCACGCCCATTCTCTCCTATCAACGCTTCGAAGCGAATGGTTTGTCGGCATTCGGCCCGTTTTCCAGCGCTGCGGACAAGCTCTCCAACCAGGCCCACAGCAACTCCCTCGGCTTTGGCGCCAGAATCGGCTATTTGGGGGAATGGATGGATTTTCTCTCCGTGGGCGCCTCGTATCAAACCAAAGTGATGATGAGCGAGTTTGATGATTATGCCGGCTTGTTTGCCGAGCAGGGTGATTTCGATATTCCAGCGAACTGGACCGTGGGTGTCGCGCTGGGCTTCGAGCAAATGGGACTGGTTTTCGATGTCCAACAGATGCTCTACAGCGGCATCAAATCGGTCAGCAATCCGATGCTGCCCAACCTCCAACAAGCTCGACTGGGCGACGACAAGGGCGCCGGCTTCGGCTGGAAGGACATGACGGTGTTCAAAGGCGGAGTATACTTTCAAACCAGCGGCGGCTGGACGTGGCGCGCCGGCTACTCTTTTGGCAAGCAGCCCATTCCGGAAAGCGAAGTGCTGTTCAATATTCTTGCGCCCGGCGTCATCGAACAGCATCTCACCGCCGGCTTCAGTAAAACGGTCGCCGGTGACAAAGAGATTAGCATCGCGATCATGCGCGCCCTCTCCAACAGCGTCAGCGGCGGCAACCCGCTCGACTTCCCCGGCCGGCAAACCATCGAGCTGAAAATGGATCAATGGGAGTTTGGCGTCGGGTTTTCGTTTTAA
- a CDS encoding ATP-binding protein: protein MLLKNAGLKRKFLITTIAGVILVTILGSAVVYGLLQIDPGRAALYLLGVTFFYIAIGVSGILFITRLMVQPVLSLTAKVEEVRRGNLDVEIDASALRDSNDEMNQLIAGFGQMVRDLRHTIEALQHAKEKAEEYSEKLAQSHRRLQAIFDGLPDGVMIVDRHFRIVHVNPVIEKLMGKSLAQVRGEHCFAMCQGMPQRCSFCRADTVFQLGGRASTFCTKPAFGGQEDRMLEIYDFPLYNEKGEIDQVIEYVKDVTQAVKMQENLERTQRLAEIGNMAAIVAHEVRNPLNAIRGAVHYLKGECHDENLCSYLKLIEEQVQRVSKVTANLLDFAKPLVIEFQQGTITPVIEQALAQVDRLLKKKHIHLQKEIEAGLPRFPLDPAQAERAVVNLLTNAIQALPTGGHLHVCAYRPVLDSGDLAEEIEVVIADDGPGLGNRDPEEFFKPFFTTKLRGTGLGLFIVRKIMESHQGKVRLESNPGGGTRAVLTFPTRLKVYETETHHFGYR from the coding sequence ATGCTGCTCAAGAACGCCGGCCTCAAACGCAAGTTTCTGATCACCACCATTGCCGGGGTCATTTTGGTGACCATTCTCGGCAGCGCGGTGGTTTACGGGCTTTTGCAAATCGACCCCGGCCGTGCCGCGCTGTATCTGCTCGGCGTCACGTTCTTCTACATCGCCATCGGCGTTTCCGGCATTCTGTTCATTACCCGCCTGATGGTGCAGCCGGTGCTCTCGCTCACCGCAAAAGTCGAGGAGGTGCGCCGCGGCAACCTCGATGTCGAAATCGACGCCAGCGCGCTGCGCGATTCCAACGACGAGATGAATCAGCTCATCGCCGGCTTCGGCCAGATGGTGCGCGACCTGCGCCATACCATCGAAGCATTGCAGCACGCCAAAGAAAAAGCCGAGGAATATTCGGAAAAACTCGCGCAAAGCCACCGCCGCCTGCAGGCGATTTTTGACGGCCTGCCCGACGGCGTGATGATCGTCGACCGCCATTTCCGCATCGTGCACGTCAACCCGGTGATCGAAAAACTCATGGGAAAATCCCTCGCCCAGGTGCGCGGCGAGCACTGCTTCGCGATGTGTCAGGGCATGCCGCAGCGCTGCTCTTTCTGCCGCGCCGACACCGTGTTTCAACTGGGCGGCCGGGCTTCGACTTTTTGCACCAAGCCCGCTTTTGGCGGACAGGAAGACCGCATGCTGGAGATTTATGATTTTCCACTGTACAATGAAAAAGGAGAGATCGATCAAGTGATTGAATACGTCAAGGACGTGACGCAGGCCGTCAAAATGCAGGAGAATTTGGAACGCACGCAACGTTTGGCCGAGATCGGCAACATGGCCGCGATTGTCGCGCACGAAGTCCGCAATCCGCTCAACGCCATTCGCGGCGCCGTGCATTATCTCAAAGGCGAATGCCACGACGAAAATTTGTGCTCGTATTTGAAGCTCATCGAGGAACAGGTGCAGCGCGTCTCCAAAGTGACGGCGAACCTGCTCGATTTTGCCAAGCCGCTGGTCATCGAATTTCAGCAGGGCACGATTACGCCGGTGATCGAGCAGGCGCTGGCGCAAGTCGACCGGCTGTTGAAGAAAAAGCACATTCATTTGCAGAAAGAAATTGAAGCCGGTCTGCCGAGGTTTCCGCTCGATCCGGCGCAGGCGGAACGCGCGGTGGTGAATCTGTTGACCAATGCGATTCAGGCGCTGCCAACGGGCGGACACCTGCACGTGTGCGCGTACCGGCCGGTGCTCGACAGCGGCGATCTCGCGGAAGAGATTGAAGTCGTGATCGCGGACGATGGCCCCGGCCTCGGCAATCGCGACCCCGAGGAATTTTTCAAGCCGTTTTTCACCACCAAATTGCGGGGCACCGGCCTGGGGCTGTTCATCGTGCGGAAAATCATGGAAAGCCATCAGGGCAAAGTGCGGCTGGAATCCAATCCTGGCGGCGGCACGCGCGCGGTGTTGACATTTCCAACGCGATTGAAAGTGTATGAAACTGAAACCCACCATTTTGGTTATCGATGA
- a CDS encoding sigma 54-interacting transcriptional regulator: MAEKDATVPDDGLKFGAKVLLIGAGRAGSMLLRLFHRDPTVTIAGVVDLNPNAPGMLMAQQFGLPTSTDYRQFIYEEDLDLVINVTGSCALQRELIREKPEQTELIGGLGALFIWTLLDEFKKKEILEDRYNLMRRELERHAAGEFVIGKTEKMLEVANLIARVAPTPTTVLIRGESGTGKEIVARMIHQSSPWREKPLVTVNCTAFSPTLIESELFGYKKGAFTGATSDRLGLLEMADNGTVFLDEIGDMPVEMQAKLLRFLQSGEIRAVGGVKSKKVQVRIIAATNRNLEEAIEKGEFRADLFYRLNAFTIHLPPLRERKEDLPLLASHFLKSAQAKVNKRVSKIMPAALSALVDYDWPGNLRELENVIERAVVLTNSDAIDLAHLPLTLQPQGVMNALESPALRDGLMALKAMMIGKFEHQAISRYLAESGGNVSAAARAAKVPRRTFQRLMARHKIVPQAFK; this comes from the coding sequence ATGGCTGAAAAAGATGCTACAGTCCCGGATGACGGCCTGAAATTCGGTGCGAAGGTTTTGCTCATTGGCGCCGGGCGCGCCGGCAGCATGCTGTTGCGGCTCTTCCACCGCGATCCCACCGTCACCATCGCCGGCGTGGTCGATCTCAATCCCAACGCGCCGGGCATGTTGATGGCGCAGCAGTTTGGCCTGCCCACCAGCACGGATTATCGCCAGTTCATTTATGAGGAGGATTTGGACCTGGTGATCAACGTCACCGGCAGTTGTGCCCTGCAGCGCGAGCTGATCCGCGAGAAACCCGAGCAGACCGAGCTGATCGGCGGCCTGGGCGCGCTGTTCATCTGGACGCTGTTGGATGAGTTCAAGAAAAAAGAAATTCTCGAAGATCGTTACAACCTGATGCGGCGCGAGCTGGAGCGGCATGCCGCCGGCGAGTTCGTGATTGGCAAGACCGAAAAAATGCTCGAGGTGGCGAACCTGATTGCTCGTGTCGCGCCAACTCCCACAACGGTGCTGATTCGCGGGGAAAGCGGCACCGGCAAAGAAATCGTCGCCCGCATGATTCACCAAAGCAGCCCGTGGCGCGAGAAGCCGCTGGTCACGGTCAATTGCACCGCGTTCAGCCCCACGTTGATCGAGAGTGAATTGTTCGGCTACAAGAAGGGCGCCTTCACCGGCGCCACTTCCGACCGTCTCGGCCTGTTGGAGATGGCGGACAACGGCACAGTGTTTCTCGATGAGATCGGCGACATGCCGGTCGAGATGCAAGCCAAGCTCCTGCGCTTTTTGCAATCCGGAGAGATTCGCGCGGTGGGCGGGGTGAAGAGCAAAAAAGTGCAGGTGCGCATCATTGCCGCGACCAACCGCAATTTGGAAGAGGCGATTGAAAAGGGAGAATTTCGCGCCGATCTTTTTTATCGGTTGAATGCCTTCACGATCCATTTGCCGCCGCTGCGCGAGCGCAAGGAAGACCTGCCTTTGCTCGCCTCCCATTTTTTGAAATCCGCACAGGCCAAAGTCAACAAGCGTGTCAGCAAAATTATGCCGGCGGCACTGTCGGCCCTGGTGGATTACGATTGGCCGGGCAATCTGCGCGAGCTGGAAAACGTGATCGAGCGCGCCGTGGTGCTCACCAACAGCGATGCAATCGACCTCGCGCATTTGCCGTTGACCCTGCAGCCCCAAGGTGTGATGAACGCGCTGGAGTCGCCTGCGCTCCGCGATGGTTTGATGGCGCTCAAAGCAATGATGATCGGGAAATTCGAACATCAAGCGATCTCTCGCTATCTCGCCGAGAGCGGCGGCAACGTCTCGGCCGCCGCCAGAGCCGCCAAAGTGCCGCGGCGCACTTTTCAGCGCCTGATGGCCAGGCACAAAATTGTGCCGCAGGCGTTCAAATGA
- a CDS encoding sigma-54 dependent transcriptional regulator — MKLKPTILVIDDEPATLKVMEANLRREGYAVCLAADGQAGLAQLTSQPFDVVIADYMMPNLDGITLLEKMRATGLEVPVIIITAYGSIEHAVKAMQLGAANYLSKPINYDELMLVLRKTLEQSQLKREVERLRQEVAARYSFSNLVGKSAAMQRIYDLVTDVAGTDATVLIQGETGTGKELIAKAIHYNSGRQEKPFVGVSCAALPETLLESELFGHEKGAFTGALKTRIGRFEQADGGTIFLDEIGDIALATQAKLLRVLQERAFERIGGNDTVRVDVRVISATNKDLRKAIQQNTFREDLFYRLNVVLITVPPLRDRLEDLPLLAFHFLQMYASRFNKTLNNIEPAAIQLLAQQRWPGNVRELENVIERGVILEKSETLTRETIARCLLPGEQGSFHFFIYENMPFRTAKQDLLDRFEREYISRLLDKHKGNITNAAREAELDYKNFFEKMKRHGLSKWDFKESV; from the coding sequence ATGAAACTGAAACCCACCATTTTGGTTATCGATGATGAGCCCGCGACGCTCAAAGTGATGGAGGCCAATCTGCGACGCGAGGGTTACGCCGTGTGTCTGGCTGCCGACGGCCAGGCGGGATTGGCCCAGCTCACCAGCCAGCCCTTCGATGTCGTTATTGCGGATTACATGATGCCCAACCTCGACGGCATCACGCTGCTCGAAAAAATGCGCGCCACCGGCCTCGAGGTGCCGGTGATCATCATCACGGCGTATGGCTCGATCGAACACGCGGTCAAGGCCATGCAGCTCGGCGCGGCGAATTATCTTTCCAAGCCGATCAACTACGACGAGCTGATGCTGGTGCTGCGAAAGACGCTGGAACAGTCGCAGCTCAAAAGAGAGGTCGAGCGCCTGCGCCAGGAGGTCGCCGCGCGTTACAGTTTCAGCAATCTCGTCGGCAAATCCGCGGCGATGCAGCGCATTTATGATCTGGTCACCGACGTGGCTGGAACCGACGCCACCGTGCTCATTCAAGGCGAAACCGGCACCGGCAAGGAGCTGATAGCCAAGGCCATTCATTACAACAGCGGCCGCCAGGAAAAACCATTTGTCGGTGTGAGCTGCGCCGCGCTGCCCGAAACGCTGCTGGAGAGCGAGCTGTTTGGCCACGAGAAAGGCGCGTTCACCGGTGCCTTGAAAACCCGCATTGGCCGCTTCGAACAAGCGGATGGCGGCACGATTTTTCTCGACGAAATCGGCGACATTGCCCTCGCCACGCAGGCGAAATTGCTGCGGGTTTTGCAGGAGCGCGCGTTCGAGCGCATCGGCGGCAACGACACTGTGCGCGTCGACGTGCGCGTCATCTCCGCCACCAACAAGGACCTGCGCAAGGCCATTCAGCAAAACACCTTTCGCGAAGATTTGTTTTATCGCCTCAACGTCGTGCTGATTACCGTCCCACCCTTGCGCGACCGCCTGGAAGACCTGCCGCTGCTGGCTTTTCATTTTCTGCAGATGTACGCCAGCCGCTTCAACAAAACGCTCAACAACATCGAGCCGGCGGCGATTCAACTGCTGGCGCAGCAGCGCTGGCCGGGCAACGTACGCGAGCTGGAAAACGTCATCGAGCGCGGTGTGATTCTCGAAAAAAGCGAGACCCTTACCAGGGAAACCATCGCGCGCTGCCTGCTGCCGGGCGAGCAGGGCAGCTTCCATTTTTTCATCTACGAGAACATGCCGTTCCGCACCGCCAAGCAGGATTTGCTGGATCGCTTCGAGCGCGAGTATATCTCCCGCCTGTTGGACAAGCACAAAGGCAACATCACCAACGCGGCGCGCGAGGCGGAATTGGATTACAAAAATTTTTTCGAGAAAATGAAACGCCACGGCCTGAGCAAGTGGGATTTCAAAGAATCCGTTTAA